The genomic segment TCGCCGCGAAGGGCCGGGGTCACACCAGCCCCAATCCCATGGTCGGCGCCGTGGTCGTCCACCGCGGGATCATCGTCGGGCAAGGCTCCCACCGCAAAGTGGGTGGCCCCCATGCTGAAGTGATCGCCTTGAGTCAGGCCGGTTCCCGTGCCAAAGGCGGCACCCTCTACGTCACCCTCGAACCCTGCAGTCATCTGAAAAAGCGCACCCCCCCCTGTGTTCCGCTGGTGATTGCGTCCGGCGTTCGCCGCGTCGTCGTCGCCATGGTCGATCCGAATCCGCAGGTGCGAGGGAGAGGAATTGCGCAGCTGAAGCGGGCAGGGATACAGGTCGAAGTCGGTTGTTGCGAGGCCGAAGCCAGGCAACTCAACGAGGCCTACATCTACTGGGTGCAGAACGGCCGACCCTTTACCATCTTGAAGGCCGGTATGACGTTGGATGGGCAGATCGCCACGGCCCGAGGCGAATCCCAATGGATTACCGATGAAGCGGCGCGGGGGCAGGCTCAGCAGATGCGGGCCGATGTGGACGCCGTCCTTGTCGGTATCGGCACGGTGTTGCGAGACAATCCCCGATTGACCGCGAGGCCGGGCGGCGAGTTGTCTCTGCGGCAGCCGCTGCGAATCATTGTGGACAGCCGACTGCGGATCCCCCTCAAGGCCGCGGTGCTCGCACAGCAGCAAGAGGCGCACACGGTGCTCGCCACCACCAGTGCGGCTCCGCCGCGTAAGCTTGCCACCTTGAAAAGGCGTGGTGTCGATGTGCTGATCCTTCCGAAGGCCGGAGGCCATGTCGATCTCCAGGCGTTGTGGACGCGGCTTGGCCAACTTGGGATTACAAGCCTGCTGGTCGAGGGAGGAAGCGAGATAAACGCCGCCGTGCTGCGGGCCGGCCTCGCCCAACGGCTCATGTGTTTCATTGCGCCACTCTTGTTGGGTGGACAGGATGCCAAGGGACTGGTGGGGGGATTGTCGCCGCGCCGATTGCGCGAGTCCCTCTCCCTCAACAATCTGCGCATCGAGCCGGTCGGGCGTGATATGCTGATCCAAGCTGATTTGGCGACCCACTAGGAGCCCGTTCCACGTGTTTCTCCGTTCCGTCTGCAATGCCCAACCGTTAAGACTCATCGCATTCCTGCTCCTCCTCGGGTGCCTTGTTGCGCCAGGCTTGTCTGTCATGCCCCTGTATGCGGCCGAAGAGCCTCTTGCAACAGACCTGGCCGCCCAGGTGTGGCAGTACCTCACGACTGAAGACGGCGAGCAGGCTCGCGCGGTGCTGACTACGATTCTGCAGCGTTCC from the Nitrospira sp. genome contains:
- the ribD gene encoding bifunctional diaminohydroxyphosphoribosylaminopyrimidine deaminase/5-amino-6-(5-phosphoribosylamino)uracil reductase RibD encodes the protein MALALRLAAKGRGHTSPNPMVGAVVVHRGIIVGQGSHRKVGGPHAEVIALSQAGSRAKGGTLYVTLEPCSHLKKRTPPCVPLVIASGVRRVVVAMVDPNPQVRGRGIAQLKRAGIQVEVGCCEAEARQLNEAYIYWVQNGRPFTILKAGMTLDGQIATARGESQWITDEAARGQAQQMRADVDAVLVGIGTVLRDNPRLTARPGGELSLRQPLRIIVDSRLRIPLKAAVLAQQQEAHTVLATTSAAPPRKLATLKRRGVDVLILPKAGGHVDLQALWTRLGQLGITSLLVEGGSEINAAVLRAGLAQRLMCFIAPLLLGGQDAKGLVGGLSPRRLRESLSLNNLRIEPVGRDMLIQADLATH